The following coding sequences are from one Salvia hispanica cultivar TCC Black 2014 chromosome 3, UniMelb_Shisp_WGS_1.0, whole genome shotgun sequence window:
- the LOC125216888 gene encoding S-adenosyl-L-methionine:benzoic acid/salicylic acid carboxyl methyltransferase 3-like isoform X2: MEVVQVLCMNGGLGETSYANNSLVHRKVISMTKPIIEEAITQVYSSVDAISNRFCIAELGCSSGPNSLVVAAELISTVHQLSRSHGLQLPEFQILLNDLPGNDFNSIFHSFLPQFRSQLNKQMGSNLAPCFVYGVPGSFYGRLFAANSLHFVHSSYSLMWLSKVPEGMEKCNKEEIYIGSRSPVLVINAYYNQFRVDFDTFLKWRSEEVVGGGAMVLTILGRRSDNAASKECCYIWELLALSLKEMVSEGGIEEEKLHSFNIPQYMPSPAEVKRSVEMEGSFAISRLETSEIRWADCGSSCGGEDVAKCMRSVAEPMLVEHFGETIIDELFGKYERCLTDCMSKEEMKFINVTVSLIRRG, from the exons ATGGAAGTAGTTCAAGTACTTTGCATGAACGGAGGTCTTGGAGAAACTAGTTATGCCAACAACTCTCTTGTTCAT AGAAAGGTGATTTCGATGACCAAGCCGATAATAGAGGAAGCAATAACGCAAGTTTACAGCAGCGTCGACGCGATCTCGAACCGCTTCTGCATAGCCGAGCTGGGCTGTTCGTCCGGGCCAAACTCTTTGGTGGTGGCGGCGGAGCTCATCAGCACTGTTCACCAGTTGAGCCGGAGCCACGGCCTTCAGCTGCCGGAATTTCAGATACTCTTGAATGATCTCCCGGGAAACGATTTCAACTCAATCTTCCACTCCTTTCTGCCGCAGTTCAGATCTCAGCTCAACAAACAAATGGGATCTAATTTGGCACCTTGTTTCGTCTACGGTGTTCCTGGGTCGTTTTACGGCCGCCTTTTCGCCGCCAACAGCCTCCATTTTGTGCACTCTTCTTACAGCCTCATGTGGCTCTCCAAG GTGCCTGAAGGGATGGAGAAATGTAACAAGGAGGAAATATACATCGGAAGCAGAAGCCCGGTGCTGGTGATAAACGCATACTACAACCAATTCCGGGTAGATTTCGACACATTCTTGAAATGGCGGTCAGAGGAAGTTGTGGGAGGCGGAGCAATGGTGCTTACTATTCTTGGGCGGAGGAGCGACAACGCGGCGAGTAAAGAGTGTTGCTATATTTGGGAACTCTTAGCTCTGTCTCTCAAGGAAATGGTGTCGGAGGGAGGCATCGAGGAAGAGAAGCTCCATTCATTCAACATCCCTCAATACATGCCATCGCCGGCTGAGGTGAAGAGGAGCGTGGAAATGGAGGGCTCCTTCGCCATCAGCCGCCTCGAGACCTCGGAGATCAGATGGGCCGACTGCGGCAGCAGCTGTGGCGGGGAGGATGTGGCGAAATGCATGAGATCGGTGGCGGAGCCGATGCTGGTGGAGCACTTTGGGGAGACGATAATCGATGAGCTGTTCGGAAAGTACGAGAGATGCCTCACCGACTGCATGTCCAAGGAAGAGATGAAGTTCATCAACGTCACTGTTTCTTTAATCCGGAGAGGATGA
- the LOC125216888 gene encoding S-adenosyl-L-methionine:benzoic acid/salicylic acid carboxyl methyltransferase 3-like isoform X1, with amino-acid sequence MEVVQVLCMNGGLGETSYANNSLVHRKVISMTKPIIEEAITQVYSSVDAISNRFCIAELGCSSGPNSLVVAAELISTVHQLSRSHGLQLPEFQILLNDLPGNDFNSIFHSFLPQFRSQLNKQMGSNLAPCFVYGVPGSFYGRLFAANSLHFVHSSYSLMWLSKLVKVPEGMEKCNKEEIYIGSRSPVLVINAYYNQFRVDFDTFLKWRSEEVVGGGAMVLTILGRRSDNAASKECCYIWELLALSLKEMVSEGGIEEEKLHSFNIPQYMPSPAEVKRSVEMEGSFAISRLETSEIRWADCGSSCGGEDVAKCMRSVAEPMLVEHFGETIIDELFGKYERCLTDCMSKEEMKFINVTVSLIRRG; translated from the exons ATGGAAGTAGTTCAAGTACTTTGCATGAACGGAGGTCTTGGAGAAACTAGTTATGCCAACAACTCTCTTGTTCAT AGAAAGGTGATTTCGATGACCAAGCCGATAATAGAGGAAGCAATAACGCAAGTTTACAGCAGCGTCGACGCGATCTCGAACCGCTTCTGCATAGCCGAGCTGGGCTGTTCGTCCGGGCCAAACTCTTTGGTGGTGGCGGCGGAGCTCATCAGCACTGTTCACCAGTTGAGCCGGAGCCACGGCCTTCAGCTGCCGGAATTTCAGATACTCTTGAATGATCTCCCGGGAAACGATTTCAACTCAATCTTCCACTCCTTTCTGCCGCAGTTCAGATCTCAGCTCAACAAACAAATGGGATCTAATTTGGCACCTTGTTTCGTCTACGGTGTTCCTGGGTCGTTTTACGGCCGCCTTTTCGCCGCCAACAGCCTCCATTTTGTGCACTCTTCTTACAGCCTCATGTGGCTCTCCAAG ttGGTGAAGGTGCCTGAAGGGATGGAGAAATGTAACAAGGAGGAAATATACATCGGAAGCAGAAGCCCGGTGCTGGTGATAAACGCATACTACAACCAATTCCGGGTAGATTTCGACACATTCTTGAAATGGCGGTCAGAGGAAGTTGTGGGAGGCGGAGCAATGGTGCTTACTATTCTTGGGCGGAGGAGCGACAACGCGGCGAGTAAAGAGTGTTGCTATATTTGGGAACTCTTAGCTCTGTCTCTCAAGGAAATGGTGTCGGAGGGAGGCATCGAGGAAGAGAAGCTCCATTCATTCAACATCCCTCAATACATGCCATCGCCGGCTGAGGTGAAGAGGAGCGTGGAAATGGAGGGCTCCTTCGCCATCAGCCGCCTCGAGACCTCGGAGATCAGATGGGCCGACTGCGGCAGCAGCTGTGGCGGGGAGGATGTGGCGAAATGCATGAGATCGGTGGCGGAGCCGATGCTGGTGGAGCACTTTGGGGAGACGATAATCGATGAGCTGTTCGGAAAGTACGAGAGATGCCTCACCGACTGCATGTCCAAGGAAGAGATGAAGTTCATCAACGTCACTGTTTCTTTAATCCGGAGAGGATGA